In Pseudoxanthomonas sp. SE1, the genomic stretch GCGGCTTCGTAGCCGCGTTCCATCAGCATCACCGCTTGCTTCGAAAAGCTGCGGCCTTCCTGTTGGGCCATTCGTTCGACTTTCCGAAGAAAGCGGGTAGGGACCAGGATCGACGCCTTGGCCGTCGATTCTTTGACGCTCTTGGGTTTGCGCTGTGGCACACTGCGACCGTTTGTCATGTCTGAAAAGTTCCGAATTGTTCGGATATTTGCGTAACAGGGACGGAAGCTACTCGCATATCCGAACTGTGTCAACCATTTTTATTCGGATATTTGCGTATGAACCCACCATCCGCAGCGGACGCCTTTCCCACACGGCTGAAACTGTTGCTAGGCCCGCGCCGGATGACCCCCTGGGCGACGGCCTTAAAGATCCCGTCCGGGACCATGACCCGCATGTTTCGGGAGGGGATCCCTCCGACCTACGAAACGCTCTCAAAGATGATGCGCACCGAAAACGTCAGCTTGTCCTGGCTGCTGGGCGCGAACTGTCCCGCGTACCTCTACACGGCCACCACCAGCGACGCGGCGACGGCCGAAGAAGTCGAGATCCGCGTTACCGATGAACCTGGCTGGCGCATCCATGTGCTTTCGGATGGTGATGCGTGCGCGGTGGTACTGACGCAGCCCGCGTGCTTTATCGACAAGGCGGCGCGCATCGATTACTTCGCCGTAGAAGTGATCTGTGGTCCGGTGGGCGAGCGAACGGCGGCGGTTCTGGCCATCGGCTCCCCGGAAAACGTTGGCCAGCTGGTGAAGCTGACGCGGGACCAGATGCAAACGATCTACCGGGAGGGGGTGGGATCCTTTCAGCTGATTGGTGGCCATGGTGTTCCTGGGCTGCTCGATCTGAAGGGGTTGGCGGATGACCTGAGCGCTGAGCGGCTCGCGGCCTTTCGAATAGAAGCCGGCGCATGCGCCGAATTTGACCCCGCGCCGGAAGACGGCGTGCCGGCCGCACTCAGTCGCCTGGTGCACGCCTGGGCTCGCTTCACCGACTCGGAGCGTCAGGCGGTCGGGGTGCTTGTGGAACCTCTCATTGAGCGGGCTCGGGCGCGTGTCGACCCGCTTGCCGTCTCTACTGGATACGCTGCACACGGGCCCTAGCAGCACGCCGTAGTTCCGTTGACCATGCGGCTTGGGGTAGACTTGCCGCGAGCCGTTTGGTTAATAGGGCGCCGGGTACGGCACCCCACTGATCGAGGATCTCCGCACTGCGGGGGTTCACAGAAAAAGAAGATGCGGTTACACTACGCAGCCAGTTTTTCGGGGCCGTTAGCTCAGTTGGTAGAGCAGTTGACTCTTAATCAATAGGTCCAAGGTTCGAATCCTTGACGGCCCACCAAATAGAACAAGGGGTTACGCCAAAAGCGTGACCCCTTTTTCTTTGCCTCCGTAAAGATCTTCCGTAAAAGTCGAGTTGCCCTACTATGTTTCACGGGGCGTAAGGAGACTGGGGCATGGGACTGATTACCGACATTATTTCGGCCGGACTCGATAGCAGCACGACTGAGCTGCTCAACAAGGCACTAATTGCGGCGACGCGGTTGGGCGATGCCTCAATGGTGGAGTTCGCGTCCAAGGAGCTCAACGGCTATCAGGGATCAGATCTCCCAGACCACCGAAAGCTGCGGGGGCAACTTAAGGCGAGAACGCCATACTCAGGTTGGGAGGTGGCCCCGATCTCCACGGATGACCTGGGGTTCCTTCTGGTGACCAAGTTCAGCGAAGGCGTTGCCGAGATGGAGGACCTTATCTCGACCTCCGGAGCGGGGATGGTTCAGGTGATCCCTGGCCCTGGCCAGCAGCAATTGCTCAGGAAGATGTTCAGCGCCGAGAGCGACGTGACTTTCGCGCAGTTCGTCACCAAATCCGCGGTAGTCCAAAGCCTTCAGCGCAGCAGGTCCATCGTTCTTGATTGGGCCCTGAAGCTGGAGGCCAGCGGCGTAGCGGGTGACGGTTTGACGTTCTCTAGCAAGGAACGACGGGCTGCGCCCCACATCACAAACACGCTCATCAACCATGGCGTGATGTTGCAGCCGCATATCCAGCAGGGTGGCGATGGTGATCAAGCGATGGATCTGGGGCCAGACTTCCAGACGCTGTCGGCACTCATGGTGGAAGTCCTTGGACGCGTGAACGAGCTTGGACCAGCGGCCGCCGAGGCTCAGGCGGACGCCCAGACGGTGTTGGCGCAGATCAACTCCGGCAAGCCGAAAGAGGGCGTTGTGCGAGCCTGCCTGGAGTCTCTGAGGTCGATAATGGAGAACGCTACGGGCACGCTTCTAGCTGACGAGGTCAAGAACAAGTTGGCTCCCTATTTGGTGAGTCTAGGGCCAATGATCGCGGCCCTTGCAGGTTAGTCAGGGGGCGTCCGCTGGCTTAACCAGCGGCACGCTCAGGTCGTAGACGTTCATCATCGGCTCGGTCAGGCCGGCGGCATCTTGCTTGTCGCGCTTGGTGCCCTTGGTGTCGGTGACGCCCTTGCGCTTGAGGTCGTGCAGGCTGAAGCGTTGCTCTTCGGTGATAACGCCGGCCTCAATCGCCTTCAGGATCAGGCGCTGCCAGGCGCTGTCCAAGCCGTCCTTCGTCAGCGGCTCGCCATCCTCGGACAGGAACACGAAGCGATTCTCCGGGCGCAGCTGCTCCGGTTGGCCGCGGCGGGCGATCACGCCACGCCGGTGTGCCAGCGCCGCGTCCCACGCCGCGCGCAGCCGAGGGGACCACTCCACGATGTTGTTGCGGCTGCCCTTGCGGCGATCGGTGCGCAGGCCCTCTGCCTCGCCCTGGGCTTCCACGAGCGTGTTGGTCTCGATGCCGCGCAGGCGGCACAGGTAGCTGAGCTCGGCCACCATCCAGAGGTACGGCGGCTGGGAGCCCTTCGTGTGGGGCTTCAGGGCGCCGCGATCGCGTGAGAAGGCCAGCACGGCGTCGTAGACGGTCTGTGGCGGGAGGCGGCGGCGCCTACGCTCCTGGGCCTGCTCGATGCCCTTGGCGGGGTTCTCCTTCAGTCCCAGGTGCGGGCCGGCCCATTTGTAGACCCGGCGCAGATACCGCAGCACGTGGTTGGCCTTGGACGGGTGACCTTGGCGGACGATCTTCTCGACCAGGCGCTGCACGTTGGTCTGGGTGAGCCGGCCAGCCATGAGGGTGCCGAACTTGCCGCCACCTGTGATGGGGAACTCCTCGATGATCTTCCGGCACACGGTGTAGTCGCGCTGGGTGGCCTTGGCCAGCGTCTTGAACTTGGTGCTGTCATGAAAGGCGGCCAGCATCCAGGCGATCGTGCCGTGGGTGGGTCCGCCTTTGCCTTCCTCGACCAGGCGGTGCAGGTCCGACAGCTTGGCCGTGGGACCGGCGATAGTTTCGCGGGCGGGCCGGCCTTCCTTCTGGATGAACACGTACCAGCGGCCGCGGCCAGACGCATCCCAGTACACGCCGGCTGGCAGCGCTTTCTGGTCGATGTGCGCCGGGATGGTGGGGTTGAATTTGCGCTCGCGGCCGCGTGGACTCACGGTTCGTCCGCACCTTTGTCGGGATCATCCGGGTGGCGCTCGCTGCGCAATGCATGCTTGGAGAATGACTCCATGGCACGCGCCAAGCCCTGCATCGTTTCGACATAGGTGAGGCCGTTGCGTTCGGCCACCTCAAGCACGGCGCGTTCAATGTCGATTTGCGCCAAGCGGACCAACTGTGTCCTGGGATGCCAGTTGCTCATGATCAGATGATGTCCGGTGGGTAAGGGCTGTGGGGGTCTTCGTTTGCAGGCGATAGGCCAAGGGCACGGTTCAGCGCATCTAGGGTAGTCCAGACGCCGCCACGACAGGGCTTGACTGGCACGCCCGCCTTCTCTGCCCACTGCTCCACGTCAGCGCGCCGGGTGTAGCCGCTGATCTGCTGCAGGTCGGAGAACTCGAGAACGGGGCCGATCACGTCAGAGAGCGTCTCGCAGGCGGCTGACCAGCCATTCCGCGGCGCGCAGCTTCGCCGAATCGGGCAGGACCGCGAAGTCGGGGTCATCCGCGATCTGCTCGAGGCAGGCCAGGAACTGCAGCTCAAGACTCAGGGTTGCCGTAGCCGCGTCATCTGCAACCCCTGCAGGCGCGGCCGCCGCGTGACGTGGGCCGCGATCGGGTATCGCGGCCGAACGCTCTGCCCGCTTTCCCCCCCTTCGCGCCCCGAGGTGGTAGGTGATCTGGAGGGTGGATCCTTCGGAGCGAAGCCTGCCCTGGTTGCGCAGCATGCCGACGGCCTTTGCGCGCTCGGGCTGATCGAGGTCGGCCAGGGCGGCGCGCAAGTCGGCGCCGGGCATGCTGCCGCCTGCATCGCGAAGGATGGCGACGATCCGTTCGGCATTGGTCTGGGTGGTGGCCACGTCGATGGTCTCCTGCGTGAGAGGCGCCGGCGGCGGCGCCTCTGGGTGGAAGGCGGGCACGAGGCCCGTGAGGGTGGGGCGGAAGGCGTCCACGGCGCGCTACGGCTTCTTCTTTGCCGGCTTGGCCTTCGGTGCCGCTGCCTTCTTGGCCGCTTTCTTGGCGGGCGACTTCTTGGCAGGGGTCTTCTTCGCCGGTGTCTTTTTGGCGGCCGCCTTCTTCGCGGCCTTCTTGGGCTTGGCGGCGGGCTCGTCCTGCGCGTTGGTCTGCTCGAGCTTATTGCCGTACGACGGGCCGCGCAGCAGCTTCGGCAGCCAGCCGGTGCCGGCCAGCAGCTTCGCGCCCAGCGCAGCGCGTTCGTCCTTCTTCAGGCCGAGCAGCGTGGCCGCTGCTTCCTCCCCCTTGGCCTCGGTGACCGCCTGGGTAAGCAGGTCGGCATGGATCCGGCCGGCGAAGTTGTCCACCTCAGGTGACCAGTGGTCGGCCATGTTGAAGTCGGTCACCTGGTGGATCGCGTCGACGCCGTCGTGGCCGCGATCGCTGCCGGTCCCGCCGTCGAAGTGGGCGACCACCAGCGCGGCCTGCAGGTCGAGACGCCATGCATCGGTCTGCCGCAGCAGGAACGCGAGCGTGTCCTTGCGGGGAACCTGCTTGATGATCTGCAGGCGCTCCGCGATGGCGGCGCTGACGGCCTTGTGGATGTCGGCCTCGGTACGCGGGCCGCTGTTGCCGAACGACAGGTGCAGCCCGTTGTTGCCGTAGCTGTTGGGCCAGTGCGACATCAGCAGACGCTCCAGCAGCACGCAGTGCGCCAGGGTCGAATCCTTGGCCAGCTGCATCGCCGCGGCCGCACTCCGGTGTGCCGAGAGCGTTACGCGCATTGCCTCGGACAGTTCGGGCTTCTTCGCCGGCTTGGGAGCCCTCGGCTCTTCGCTCGGGGTGGCGCCTGCACTCGCTGTCCTCGGCGACGGGCGGAGTTTCGCCCACTGGTATTCCAGGTTGCCGCCATCGCTCAGGTAGACGAGCACGCCGGACTCAGCCTTCACGTCGGCCGGATACGAGGCGATGCAGCGGGCGTCGATGACATCGCGCTCCTCGTACAGACGATCCTGCTCGTCCTGCAGGTCGCGCTGGGCGTCCAGGTCCAGCTCGTCCACATCGATGTCGTCGATCGCATCCAGCCTGGCGGAGATCTCGGCGTGGCGCGCCTCGTCCTGCGGCGACGCGAACTGGTCGTCACCCTTGGCCGAATAGTGGCGCGCGTGGTCGCCGAACGCATGGCGCTCCTGGTGGCTCATGCTCACGCGGGCCTCGACCCATGCCCATCCGTCTGCACGCAGCTGCTCTGCAATCGCCTCGAGACGATCCAGGGCAAGGGAGTCCAGCAAGGGCAGGTCGAGCAGGTACACGTGCTCGGAGAACAGATCCGTTCGAACGCGGCCTCCTGCCTGCTCGTAGGCGTCCAGGCTGACGAACTGCGGCAGCGGGCTGTCGCTGCGCACCGACTCGCGCGTGATGAAGTCACGCAGGTGGGTGGGCGAGCGCTCGTACTCGCCGCGCGCCGTCTCCCACGCTTGGCGCTGCAGCTCGTGGTTGTCGGTGGTGGCCAGGGCTGTCAGCTGGTCGATGTTCATGCCGCCGGCGCGGTAGATCTCGAACAGGTCGGGGCGCACGTTGGCCAGGCGCAGGCGCTGCTCGATGTGGCGCGCTGTCTTGCCGAAGCGCACGGCGATCTCGCCGATCGCCTTGCCCTCGGTGACCAGCTGCTGGAAGGCGACGAACTCGTCGGCCGGGTGCATGGCTTGGCGCATCAGGTTGGCTGTCAGGCCCGCCTCGGTACCGCGCTCGGCTTCGACTACGTGGCACGGCACATTGCTGAGTGCATCAGTCAGGCGACCCTCGTTCTGCAGCAGCTGGAGCGCCTGCAGGCGGCGGCCGCCGTCCTCGACTTCGAACAGGCCGTCGTTGGCTGCGGTCACGACCAGGTTGTTGAGCACGCCCTCGGCCGCGATGCTGGCGGCCAGCTCGTCAACGGCGGTTGCGCCGGTCTTGCGCACGTTGCGGGGGGACAGGCGCAGCTGCGCCAGCGGAATGGTCTGGATGTTGGTCATGCGGTGCGGATCCTCAGAGTGATGCGCCTGGCAGACAGGCGGTGATGGAAGCGGCGCGGTGCCGCGGCGGTACGAAGCCAGGCGAAGCGTCGGCGGATGGCCGCGCGCAGGCGGTGGGTGTTGGCGTGCTGCAGGTGCCCGGCGTAGCTGGACACCACGCAGCGGATGCGGGCGAGATCGTTGGGAGTGGCGCGGATGCGGCCGCCGGCGACGTGGACGCCTTCCCACTCGGCCAGCGCCTTGCGCAGGTGCGCGATGACGCGCGGTCGCGCCAGCGTGTGCGTGGGGTAGATCACGTAGCCCAGGAAGTCCAGACCATCGGTCAGGCGGCGCAGGCGGATCTCCGGCTTGAGTGAGAGCCGCAGCTCGGTGGCGAGGAACTCCACGATCTGCGCCTGCCAGCGCTCCAACTGCTCACGGTCGTGGTGGAAGAGCACGAAGTCGTCGACGTAACGCAGGTAGCGCTTGGCCTTGAGCACGTGCTTGGCGAACTGGTCCAGTGCGTCCAGGTACACGTTGGCGAAGAACTGGGACGACAGATTGCCGATGGGCAGGCCGCAGCCCGGCCGCGCATTGGCGAGCCGCTTGTGGGGCGGCACCTGCGCCAGCTCGTCGGCTGTCGCACGCACCTGCACGCCCGCCTTGCCCGGGTCGTGGCGCAGCAACGCATGGGTCACGCGCAGCGCTTGATCGGGCAGGCCGGCGCGCTGCAGGCGCGGCTTGAGCATGCGCCACAAGGTCGGGCGGTGGATGCTGTTGAAGAAGTTGTGGATGTCCAGCTGCAGGTAGTAGCCGCCGCCCTGGCCGCTGTGCACCTGCCGGGCGAAGGCCTGCGCCCGCCGCACCGCCGCGTGCGTGCCCTTGCCGCGCCGGTTGGCGAAGCTGTCATGGATGAAACGCGGTTCGTAGATCGCCTCCAACTCCGGCACCAGCCAGTGGTGCACGACGCGATCAGCGAAGTCCGGCGCGTGGATCTCGCGCGCCTTCGGGCGTGTGGCGATGAAGCAGGTGGATGGGCGTGGCGACCATGTGCCCGTGAGGATCTCGCGTTCGATCTGGAGCAGCCCGCCCATCCACCGGTCATCGAAGCGCAGCTGGTTTTGGCTGGGCACCTTCTGCCGGCGTGCGCGCTTCCATGCGTAGTACAGCCCCTGCAGCAGCGAGGGCTTCCGTTCCCCTTGAAACTCACCGACGCGGCGCACGGCCAACGCGAACCCGTTGTTGTTGCGGTGGTTGTTGTTGACGTTGCCGTTGTTGAAGTTGACGTTCCACGCGGACGCCGAGGACCAGGCGGCCGCCTCCCCATACACTTGCGACCAGGCCACGCAGCTCGGATGTGGGTAGCGTGGCTTCGTCATCGATTGGCCCCCGCAGAGGCGGTATGGGTACTCAGTTTCTGGCCACGCTGCGGGGCGGCACGACAGCCGCCCGCATTCTGGGCTTGAGGGGAAGGCTGGCGGTTCCACCCGCCGACCTGCGCGCCGAGCTCTTCAGCCTGGCGTGCGAGGTGCTCGAAGTGACGGAAGCTGCGGAAGGCCTTGATCAGCTTGGCCGTCTGCATGTGCTGCTTGAGCTCGTCGACGGCCCACACCAGCTGACCGACCCACCGGCGGCGGTGCGCCTGGTCGCGCCATGCGCGCGAGGCCAGCTGCACCACGGTGCTGGCGGCGCGGCGCAGGTCACTGCCGATCTGGTACTTGTGGTAGCGATCGAAGCCGCGCACGAACTGCTCGATGTCCACGAGCAGGCGCTGTGCGGCCTTGATGATCGGCGGCGGCTGGTAGCGGGACGTCATCGGTCAGATCAGGTCAAAGGGGCCAATTACTGACCGACGCGGCGCACGGCCAACGCGAACCCGCCGTTGCTGCGGAGGTAGGCGTTGACGCCGCCGAGGCTGAAGCTGACGCTCCACGCGGACGCCGAGGACCAGGCGGCGGGCGTCTTGCTCCAGTACCAGTCGTTCTGGATGTCGCGGAAGAACACGGTGTCGATGGCCGGGTTGTAGCGCTCGCGGTCGACCAGCAGCTGCAGCTCGTCGATGGTCGGGAGATCCCAATCGGTGGCGCCGAGCAGGTCCAGCGCCACGGCCTGCGCTTGCAGAGACTCCTGGTCGGCCTCTTCCTCGTTGATCTGTGTGGCGGTGAAGATCAGGCCGTGCTCGGGCAACTTCACGGCGACCCAGTCGGTCGCGTCGGCGGGCAGTTCCTGGCCATCGGCGGCCAGCTTGATGAGGGTGGGCTTTTTCATGGTGTGTGCTCCTGGATGGAAGGGCAAAGGGGCCAACTACTGACCGACGCGGCGCACGGCCAACGCGAACCCGAGGTCGTAGCGGTGGAGGTTGTTGATGCGGCCGAGGCTGAAGTCGACGCCCCACGCGGACGCCGAGGACCAGGCGCAAGGCGTGCTGGTCCAGTGCCAGCGCGGCTTCACGCGCGGGAAGAGGTTGGTGTCGATGGCGGGCTCGTGGCGCGCGTCGTCGACCAGGCTGGCCAGCTGTGCGCGCGTGGGCAGGAACCAGTCCTCGTAGCCCAGCAGCGTGTATTCCCTTGCCAGCTCGACGCACTTGTCATGCGACATGCCACTGTCTTCGTCGTTCGGATCGCCCAACGACTCGACGGACCACATCAGGCCCGCATGGTGATCGATCACCGCGACATGGGTGTCACGCGGATCCTCGGCGGATACTTCTGTGCCGTCGGCGAGGACCTTGCTGAAGCGCGCGGCGGTGGCCTGCGCCTTGGCTTGGGTCACCGCCTCGTTTACGAGTTCAGCGACGGCGTTGCGGTCGACGTTCACCTCCAGCGGAGCCACGACCGGGCGGGCGGAGTTGGCTTCGGGCTGCGGGTACAGGTTGAGCGTCACGTGCTCGGTGTGGATGGTGATGTTGTCCATGGCGTGATCCTCAGTGGCGCCGGTCGGTCGGCGTGATGGCGTGCTGGGGCATGGCGCGGTCAGGGATCGGCTTGCCCTGGTCGGCGAGCTGCGTCTCCAGCGCCTCGATGTACTGCTGGTCGGCACGCCACTGCTTTTCAAGGCGCTCGAAGTGGTTGGCGTCGATGGGCAGGCCTTTGCCTTCGGCGGCGTTCGCAAGCGCACCGAGGGCGTCGGGTCCGGTCAGTTCTTTGGGCATTCGGGTTCTCCAGGCGGTGGTTGGTCCTTCGCCAGGTGCAGCTGGATGCGTTCCAGCAGCAGGCGAGGGCAGTGGTGGTCGGGTAGGTCGTGGAAGACGCGCTCGGCGTCTCGCAGCAGCTGGTTGGCACGCCTCAGTTGCTTGCCCAGGCGCGGGGCGGACGGCGCGGTCATTCCTCTTCGTCTGACAGCCGCCGTCGCTTGCGTTCGCGGTTCTGCCGCTTGATCAGCAGCAACTTGGCGCGCTCGATGGCCTTCATCGATTTGCCCTCGCGGATGGGCGTGTTGCCGAGCACCTCGATGGTGTTGCCCTTCTTCTTGAGAAAGCGCTGTAGATCGCCGGCGATCGCGTCGCTCTCGGCCTGTTTCTGGCGGCTGCGGGGCGGCAGGATCACGGCCGCCTCCCGCATAAGTGTCGACCCGTGGCATCTAGCCGTGGTGTGATGCCGCCCATTGCGGTCGAGAGGTATTGGCAACCCGTTGCCTGATCGACGTGCAGCCCAAGTCCGGATCGCTCGCGTGCGTCATGGTTGTCGGTTTCGTCGAAGCCGATTCGCAACCACGAAAACAGCGCGCTGAGCAGGAAGTAGACAGCTACGCACCAGAAGAGGTCGCGCTTGAGCTCCTGATACGCGCTCACGGTGACACCTCGCTTGCGCTTCGCTGGGGGCACTCCGGGTACGCGCACGGCGCCCCGTCGCTCTGCGTGCAGCCCGGGTGAGAACAGGCGCCGCGGTCGAGGAGGTCGATGACACTGAGTCCACCGCAGATGTCGAGCAGCATCATCGCCATGTTGGCCACGTCAGCGGCGTACTCGCGAATGCCGGGACCGTTGTCGTCACGGACAGCCTTCTGGAGCTTGGCCAAGTGGTAGTAGATTTCGAGAAGCGCGAACTCGGGAGACATCGTCAGCCACCCTTGGCGGTCGCCTTTCCCCGCGTTCGCATGCAGCTCGCTCTCCATGGCTCGGAGGAAGGGTCGAAGCACATCGGCGTACTTTCCTGTCAGCGGTCCCGGGGTCGCGGTGGCAACCAGTGCGCGCAGCTCGACGCCACGCAGGCGCATGAAGTCCAAGAGCTCAACGCCGAACTGCGTGGCGGCCTGCTCGTCGTACTGCTCCTTCTGAAACAACAAGCGGCCCTGGGCTGCGAGCAGGTGATCCAACTGCTGAAGGATTTCGCTGGCACCGGCGATCACTTCGCACCCGCCTGTTCCAGCTCCTGCGCACTCCGCACGCCGGCCTCGGTCAGCGTGATGCGAGTGGGAAATTCGGGTTCGTCGAACGTGACCAGGCCGGCATCGAGCAGGCGGTTGACCGTGCGGCGGGTGAAGGCTTGGAACAGCTTGGGGCCGCTGTGGCGCACGGTGGACGTGCCCAGGGCGACGTAGCCGCCGCAGGCGCGCTGCAGCGTGTGGCTGGGGGTGGCGATGGCTGCGAGCAGGGCGTCGCGCATCTTGGGCTGCAACTCGGGCATGTCAGCTCCAGCGGCCGCCGGCGGCGGCCAGGGTGAGGACGATCAGGGTGGCCAGCAGCAGCCACCCGATGACGCCGGCCGCGCGCAGGCGCATGCGGGTGGGCGGGGTGAAGTCGGGCGTGGTGTGCTGGATGCTCTCCAGCGCGCCCAGGAACGGCGTGCGCTTCATGCGACACCTGCCTGCAGGGCGGCGTGCACATCCTGAATCTCGGCGTCGCAGGCTTCGCGCACGCTCAGCCAGAGGCGCTTGCGGTCTTCGTCGCGCACCAGACGCAGCCGCTTGAGGTTGTCGAGCGATGCCTGGTGGGCGATGGCGACGGCATCGGCTCGCTGCTGCAGGGTGATGCTGTGGTCGGCGGCGCGGGCCTCGGCGTCGGCCAGCTCGCGCTCGTGGCGGCGGGTGACCAGCACGACGAGCAAGATGTGCAGCGCGACGACGGTCGCGGCAAGGATGACGGTGGTCATGCGTGGCTCCTGGGTGCGAGGGCCCACCAACTGCTGGGCTCGATGTCGCGGTTGCCTTTGACGATGCGCACGCCGATGCAGGCCGAGCACGGGTGGTGGTCGCAGGCGCTGTGGTCCTGCAGGTGCAAGTAGGGCGGCAGCGTGGCGTTGGCCACGTCGCGGCGGCGGTCGAAGGCGGGGGCTTCGTTCATGCACGCGG encodes the following:
- a CDS encoding integrase — protein: MSPRGRERKFNPTIPAHIDQKALPAGVYWDASGRGRWYVFIQKEGRPARETIAGPTAKLSDLHRLVEEGKGGPTHGTIAWMLAAFHDSTKFKTLAKATQRDYTVCRKIIEEFPITGGGKFGTLMAGRLTQTNVQRLVEKIVRQGHPSKANHVLRYLRRVYKWAGPHLGLKENPAKGIEQAQERRRRRLPPQTVYDAVLAFSRDRGALKPHTKGSQPPYLWMVAELSYLCRLRGIETNTLVEAQGEAEGLRTDRRKGSRNNIVEWSPRLRAAWDAALAHRRGVIARRGQPEQLRPENRFVFLSEDGEPLTKDGLDSAWQRLILKAIEAGVITEEQRFSLHDLKRKGVTDTKGTKRDKQDAAGLTEPMMNVYDLSVPLVKPADAP
- a CDS encoding ParB/RepB/Spo0J family partition protein: MTNIQTIPLAQLRLSPRNVRKTGATAVDELAASIAAEGVLNNLVVTAANDGLFEVEDGGRRLQALQLLQNEGRLTDALSNVPCHVVEAERGTEAGLTANLMRQAMHPADEFVAFQQLVTEGKAIGEIAVRFGKTARHIEQRLRLANVRPDLFEIYRAGGMNIDQLTALATTDNHELQRQAWETARGEYERSPTHLRDFITRESVRSDSPLPQFVSLDAYEQAGGRVRTDLFSEHVYLLDLPLLDSLALDRLEAIAEQLRADGWAWVEARVSMSHQERHAFGDHARHYSAKGDDQFASPQDEARHAEISARLDAIDDIDVDELDLDAQRDLQDEQDRLYEERDVIDARCIASYPADVKAESGVLVYLSDGGNLEYQWAKLRPSPRTASAGATPSEEPRAPKPAKKPELSEAMRVTLSAHRSAAAAMQLAKDSTLAHCVLLERLLMSHWPNSYGNNGLHLSFGNSGPRTEADIHKAVSAAIAERLQIIKQVPRKDTLAFLLRQTDAWRLDLQAALVVAHFDGGTGSDRGHDGVDAIHQVTDFNMADHWSPEVDNFAGRIHADLLTQAVTEAKGEEAAATLLGLKKDERAALGAKLLAGTGWLPKLLRGPSYGNKLEQTNAQDEPAAKPKKAAKKAAAKKTPAKKTPAKKSPAKKAAKKAAAPKAKPAKKKP
- a CDS encoding reverse transcriptase domain-containing protein, whose translation is MAWSQVYGEAAAWSSASAWNVNFNNGNVNNNHRNNNGFALAVRRVGEFQGERKPSLLQGLYYAWKRARRQKVPSQNQLRFDDRWMGGLLQIEREILTGTWSPRPSTCFIATRPKAREIHAPDFADRVVHHWLVPELEAIYEPRFIHDSFANRRGKGTHAAVRRAQAFARQVHSGQGGGYYLQLDIHNFFNSIHRPTLWRMLKPRLQRAGLPDQALRVTHALLRHDPGKAGVQVRATADELAQVPPHKRLANARPGCGLPIGNLSSQFFANVYLDALDQFAKHVLKAKRYLRYVDDFVLFHHDREQLERWQAQIVEFLATELRLSLKPEIRLRRLTDGLDFLGYVIYPTHTLARPRVIAHLRKALAEWEGVHVAGGRIRATPNDLARIRCVVSSYAGHLQHANTHRLRAAIRRRFAWLRTAAAPRRFHHRLSARRITLRIRTA
- a CDS encoding four helix bundle protein, with amino-acid sequence MTSRYQPPPIIKAAQRLLVDIEQFVRGFDRYHKYQIGSDLRRAASTVVQLASRAWRDQAHRRRWVGQLVWAVDELKQHMQTAKLIKAFRSFRHFEHLARQAEELGAQVGGWNRQPSPQAQNAGGCRAAPQRGQKLSTHTASAGANR
- a CDS encoding DUF1566 domain-containing protein; this encodes MKKPTLIKLAADGQELPADATDWVAVKLPEHGLIFTATQINEEEADQESLQAQAVALDLLGATDWDLPTIDELQLLVDRERYNPAIDTVFFRDIQNDWYWSKTPAAWSSASAWSVSFSLGGVNAYLRSNGGFALAVRRVGQ
- a CDS encoding DUF1566 domain-containing protein; this encodes MDNITIHTEHVTLNLYPQPEANSARPVVAPLEVNVDRNAVAELVNEAVTQAKAQATAARFSKVLADGTEVSAEDPRDTHVAVIDHHAGLMWSVESLGDPNDEDSGMSHDKCVELAREYTLLGYEDWFLPTRAQLASLVDDARHEPAIDTNLFPRVKPRWHWTSTPCAWSSASAWGVDFSLGRINNLHRYDLGFALAVRRVGQ